One genomic window of Medicago truncatula cultivar Jemalong A17 chromosome 1, MtrunA17r5.0-ANR, whole genome shotgun sequence includes the following:
- the LOC11415221 gene encoding stemmadenine O-acetyltransferase produces the protein MDITITSRETIKPSFPTPNEHKFFKLCLFDQLQLATYLPMVMFYPKKQGLTEISHFIAQLKNSLSETLTIFYPVAGRRNDHTFITCNDEGAIYLEAKVNQTMVEFLTPPKLEFLNKLLPCEPNKMHSNEEKDLPQVLVQVNIFNCGGIAIGTCNLHTLLDGCSGSLFQTIWAAICRGTSKDELPCPDFFSASSFFPPINHVGKNTNEDIDVQKKCSTRRFVFGSESIETLRAKAKDDDDNDNVYENYKFPTRYEALAAFIWKHMTLACKMEGGVDSNKPTLVMHILDMRRRMGEPFSKYTIGNILWPVMVFCESVTLQTDIKYLVRICKEKFGKISKELFLRVKSDPSMLGSNECVDLPQGIETISLIPIVLTSWCGLNFSELDFGWGKPFWVGVRGGDQETLPNVAVIMETDEGMEAWVTMEMHNIAYLENDREFLKFALPNPCVTNI, from the coding sequence ATGGATATCACAATCACATCAAGAGAAACAATCAAACCATCATTTCCAACACCAAATGAACACAAATTCTTCAAACTCTGTCTATTTGATCAGCTTCAATTAGCAACCTATTTACCAATGGTTATGTTTTATCCCAAAAAACAAGGCCTAACAGAAATCTCCCATTTCATTgctcaattaaaaaattcactttCAGAAACATTAACCATTTTCTACCCTGTTGCAGGCAGAAGAAATGATCACACCTTTATCACTTGCAATGATGAAGGTGCTATTTACTTGGAAGCCAAGGTAAATCAAACCATGGTTGAATTTCTCACACCACCTAAGCTAGAGTTTCTTAATAAATTGCTTCCATGTGAGCCTAATAAGATGCActcaaatgaagaaaaagatttACCACAAGTACTTGTACAAGTTAATATATTCAATTGTGGTGGAATAGCTATAGGTACTTGCAATCTCCATACCCTCCTCGACGGTTGTTCCGGCAGTCTCTTCCAAACTATTTGGGCTGCCATTTGTCGCGGCACCTCTAAAGATGAATTACCATGCCCCGACTTCTTTtctgcttcttctttctttccacCAATAAATCATGTTGGTAAGAATACTAATGAGGACATAGACgtacaaaaaaaatgtagcaCAAGAAGATTCGTGTTCGGCTCTGAATCCATCGAAACTTTAAGAGCTAAAGCAAAAGACGacgatgataatgataatgtttATGAAAATTATAAGTTTCCTACAAGATATGAAGCATTGGCTGCTTTCATTTGGAAACACATGACACTTGCATGCAAAATGGAGGGAGGTGTAGATAGCAATAAGCCAACATTGGTTATGCATATTTTGGACATGAGGAGAAGGATGGGTGAGCCTTTTTCAAAATACACAATAGGCAACATTTTATGGCCAGTGATGGTGTTTTGTGAAAGTGTTACTTTACAAACTGATATTAAATATTTGGTTAGAATTTGTAAGGAGAAATTTGGGAAGATTTCAAAGGAATTGTTTTTAAGAGTGAAGAGTGATCCAAGCATGTTAGGAAGCAATGAATGTGTGGATTTGCCACAAGGTATTGAAACAATAAGTCTAATTCCAATTGTTTTGACTAGTTGGTGTGGTTTGAATTTTAGTGAACTTGATTTTGGTTGGGGCAAGCCTTTTTGGGTTGGTGTTAGAGGAGGAGATCAAGAAACTCTTCCAAATGTAGCTGTTATTATGGAAACAGATGAAGGTATGGAAGCTTGGGTGACAATGGAAATGCATAATATAGCTTACTTGGAAAATGATAGGGAGTTTCTCAAATTTGCTTTGCCTAATCCTTGTGTTACAAACATTTAG